ATACAGCAGCAACACCAGCCACAACACCGAATTTTAGCCGTGACACCTATAATTACGACGAAGAGCCTTCTTTATTTGGGTTAAATGATCGAGATCATCAAACCTTGAGGCTATATGAAGAGCGCCTAGTTGCAAATAAGAAACGTCAAAAAACTGGCGAAGTAGCTGTTGGTAAGCGCATAGAAACCGAAACGGCAAGAGTAGCAGTTCCAGTAGAAAGTGAACATGTTGTCATTGAACGCATTACCCCAGATGATGCTGGTAGAGCTATTTCTCCTGGTGAAGCTGACTTCCGTGAAGGAGAAGTTGCGCGTGTAGAAATTTATGAAGAAACTGCTGACATTCGCAAAGAAGCATTTGTCCGCGAAGAAGTTAGAGTCAGAAAAGTGGTAGAACAAGATACCGTTGAAGCTCAAGAAACAATCCGCCGGGAAGAGTTAGATGTGAATGCTCCTGGACTCCCCATTGAAGAACGCTAATTCACAATAATGATTAGTTAATTAATTATTGACTAATCATTAATTAGACATAGTACAGGTAAAGTGAGTTAATCAGCTTTACCTGTACTTATAACTATCAAATTAGGGTGATAAATAGCCAACCCATGATCAATAATATTGAACAAATTAATCAAAAACCTAGTATTCATAACTTATTAGCAAGTTTAAAAATTAAGGTCGCAAGTTTTGACGTTATAGATAATCAAGGTCAACTGGTTGGCAAAGTCAAAGATTTAATCTTAGATAATCAGCGGCGACTAAATTTAGTTATATCCCAACAGGTAAATATTCTCCCAGAAAGCGAACAACCAGTAATCAAAGAAAAGTTGGCTCTGGTGTGGAGCCAAAAAATTCAAAGAATAGACACTATTACTAAATCTATTTTTTTAAACATAGATGCAGCAGTAATTGAATATATGCCTGAAGATTTAAAACATCAAATAATTGGATATCAGGTATTATCTGATAATACTACCGAGCAAGTAGACCAGGCTGAAATAGAGAATAGTAGTATGGAAACAGCTAATTTAGAGGAATTTTCGGAAGAAACAATTGTTCGTTTACTAGAAGAACAGTTAGTAGTTGATAGCAGTATACATAAAATTGGCGAAGTAATTGTTCGTAAAGAAATTGAAACCCGGATGGTACAAGTTCCTGTCCGACGTGAAAAATTAATTGTCGAACAAGTTAGTCCGCAACATAAGCAGCTTGCAGAAATTGATTTAGGTTTAGAGGAAATTTCTGAGATTGCTTTAGCTGAATCTGGAAATACAGCAGGTAGTAACTTCGCCAGTGATTTAACAGTGAGTGGAGAATTTAGCTCACCTAAAATCGCCAGCTTACTATTAAATGCGATCGCTCTCGAAAAAAATCATGGCTGTCAGCGAGTGCGAGTCTCTATTTTATGTGAAGATGAATCACTCAAACAAAAATATCAAGAATGGTTTGACCGCTGTTCTCAAGGTCAACAAGATAAATTTGTTTCATAAGTTTCTAGCAGATGATTAATAGTAGGGTGAAAATTTTCACCCTACTTTTTTATGCCTTTTATTACCATTAATAAAGCCCCCAAGAATTTTCTTGAGGAGCTTGCTGAGTATGAAACAGTAAATGAATAAAATTTATCTTTATTAGTTTGTCTCCACATCTTACCAAAGATATGGTTTATCGTGTTCTGATGTAATTGATGAACTACAAATACAGCAAGAGTCATCATATAGAATTACTACAGACTTGATTTCTAGATTTTAGTCTGAGCTTGGGTACTGTCCTAATTTTAAATCTGCTGTATAAAAATACTTATACATCTAACTAGAGTTTTTATCTCTCTCAAGTTAGAGGAAAAAAATTGTTCAAAGGATAGAAGAAAAATTAATTGTAAAAGCATAACTTAATTATATAAATTACTCAGATTGAAAACAGAATTAGCTGAAAATAGCTCTAAGAATTTGTAGAACTAGATCATTGCTTGTAAAAATAAAGAGGTTTAACTGTGAATTATCTAAGCGTCATTGATAGTAATTGGATGCAAAAACTTCAGCAGAAAAAAGGAGCGATCGCTATAGGATTAATGGCGATAATTCTTCCTGCTTGTAGTTATGACCAACCACAGGCGATAACTCCAGCAACGCCAGAACAACAACGCAACCAAGTTAGTCGAGAAATAGTAGATAGCCAGATAGAAGAAGTCACAGATAAAACAGATAAGATTATTGGCAAAAGTGTCACAATTACCACTCAACCGATAAGATTAATTGGCCCTACCAGCTTTACAGTTAACGATAAAGAACTATTTGATAATCAAAATATTTTAGTTATTAATGCCACAGGGCAACCTTTTACATTACCCAGTACAAATAACATCCCAATTCAAATTACTGGACAAGTTCGCAGATTTGATTTAGCACAAATTAATCAAGATTATAAATTAGATTTGCAGACCGATTATTACAGAGATTACGATGATCAACCTGTGATTGTAGCTAAATCACTGGCTTTATCTCCTAATCCAGGCGAACTAACTACCAACCCCAACGCCTACTATGGTAAAAAGCTAACAGTCACAGGTAAAGTTGCAAATATCAATAGTGCGATCGCCTACACTCTAGATGAAAACAAATTGCTAGGTGGCGAAGATTTACTCATACTACACACAAAACCACAAGCAAAAGTGAAGCCAGGAGAGCAAATATCTGTCTCAGGTGTCCTGCGTCCCCTCGTTATTACAGAATTAGAGCGAGACTACAACCTGACTTGGGATTTAAATTTGCGGAAGCAACTAGAAGCAAAGTACCGGAATAAACCTGTATTAGTAGTTACAAATGTTGCTCCTTAAAAGTTTTTACAGATTAAGCCAGTACTAGCTTATACCAATTCAGCGATTCTTTTGTTGACACTCCTCGCATTTTTAGGGCGAGGATTCTTTTTTATCAAAGTGGAGGAGTGGAAGTGCCATTTTATGCTCTAAATTGTAACTATCTCATTTATTAGGGGTTCCTCTCAAATCGCAGTAATGTTTCTTTTTCAGTTTAGATAATCTTTTCAAGTTAAATTAAATCACCCTTACTTAACAGACAAATTATTACAATTCCTAAGAAACTAAAACACGAGGACGAATAGTTTCTTGAATTTATTTGCCTACCGTTTGTTCAGCTAACTTCAATTCATAGTTTTTCTGAAGATTTAGCCAAAACTCTCCACCAGTTCCAAAATATTGACCTAATCGCAAAGCTGTATCAGCTGTTATCCCTCTTTTTCCATTGATGATTTCGGTAATCCGGTTTTTAGGAACATGGAGAACATGAGCTAAATCACTTGCTGTCATACCAAGTTCTGTGATTTCATCCCCAAGAATTTCTCCTGGGTGGATGGGTGAACGTGCCATTTATCTCTCCAGATGGGTATTTTTGCATTTATTAGGGGTTCCTCTAAGAGAAACCCCCAAAAAATTTATTTTTTACAGTTATCTTAAACCAACCAATTTATTATGGCTTGGGAGTACTTGCTGGTACTGGTACTGGTACTGGTACTGGTGCGGAAGTTGCAGCAGACGTAGGAGTGGATGAAGCGGTTGCGGCTTTGTTAATTTCGTCTCGATATTGAGCAGGCGCTAAATTTACTGCACTATCAAACAAAGGTTTAGCTTCAGATGTTTTGCCTTGTTCCTTCAATAACATAGCTTTAGCTAAAACTGGGCGAAAATCTTTGGGATCTTTCTTAATTGCTTGGTTATAGACATTCACAGCTTGAGGAAAGCGTTTTTGAGCAGCATAGACATTGCCTAATAGCACCTGTACAGCGATAACATTCACGCTTCCCGGCTGAATATTATTGGCTTGAGTAGCATTATTTAAAGTTTCTTGTAATAGACCAATAGCCGCTTCGGGGCGTTGCTGGTCTATTAACAGTGCTACCATACCCTGTAAAGCCTTCAAATCACCGGGTTTAGTATCAAGAATTGTGCGATATGCTTGGGCGGCTCCTTCTTTATCACCAATTTGTTGCTTGGCTTGAGCTAAGAGGACTCCATATTCCGACCTTTCAGGGTTGAGTTTAGCTAGTTTTTCTAAAGGGGCAATTACTCCTTGAACATCACCTTGATTCAGGCTTAAAAGCTGTAGCCGCGCTTGCAATAAACCTTTAAGGGCAGTTTGATTCTCAGGTTCCCGTTGTAAAACTAGTTCATAACCCCGTACTTCGTCTTGCAATTTTGATTTTTGGTCAGAGGAAGCCAAGTTACCTTTAGGAGCAGTATTCTGGCTTGTCGGTGTTGGACTATTGAAAGCGCTAATAATAGGAATTATAGATACACCCACAAACATAAGAACGGCTAATGCCAAGATGACTCGCACTATCCAACGATTACGCGTTTGAGACACAGTTGTGTAATTCTCCAGAACTCTAATGACATTATCATTGACACAAATCGGAAATGAAAAATTTCCAAAACTTTGCGGAATACCGCCAATTGCCTGTGAATTTTATAACAAATAACTATTTCCGCTGCTAAAGTAAGTGATGACTTTAGGGGGAGCCGTCAGAGTTATACCTATGATATGCTTCCGAAACTGGTGTCTAGACGCTAGATTAAACATTTAGAGTATAAATGTAAATTTAGCGTTTTTAAATTGTATTGGGCGTTGTCCTGTGCCTTGATGGAAATAAATATACTTTCATCAGCCGCACAAACGCTCTTTCCAGTTGCTTTAGTAAAATCCCACAATGGGATGTGTCTCCGCCGCAAGGAGTTTTTATGAATTCCGACCTGATGCCTTCGCCTGAATCTTCTAATTTGCCTGAGTCCAATCAATCTGAAACCGAGATAGATATAGCCGCTGATGTACCAACAGTAGCAGCTCCAATTTCTGAATCGGAAAATTCGACTATTGACCCTAGTGAGACCGACAACGATGCTTATTTAGCCAATCGACAGCAACCGATTCCCCCACCCAGCGAACCAATGCAGTACAGAGCGATCGGCTTAGTCCGTGGTCGCTACATTGCAAGCAGTGAGCAGTTTACTCAAGGTACGCTCTTGACTGCGGATGGGGTGGAAATCCAAGCCGTTCTTCTCGGTCGCATTATGAGCTTAGTTAAGAATCACCTTGATTTAGAAAAAAATCATCTGTGGGTAGTTTACCCGCGTACTAAGCAAGAAAATGATGCCTTACATTTGCAAATTGTGGGCGTGTGGGAACCAGAAAATCTGGCAAAACAGCAAGCACAAGATTCGCCAGATGATGAATTACCACCAGCCGATGATGCTGTAACTGATAAAAGTGACATTAAACCTTCATCAGATATTCCCGATGGTGGTTTTTCTGTGCGTGGCGAGGTAGTTTACCAGTCTTTTGACGACAAGAACTTGGTTGTCAAAATTAAGCAGGCTGCTCGCAAACACGATGAAAAACCTAAATACTTTAAGCTAAAACTCAAAGGTGTCCTCACCACAAAAGCTGTGGGTAAGTTCTGGGACTTTCAAGTGAAACGAGATGGTGATTTATTAGCCATAGAAACGGCTGAGGCGATCGCAGATCTACCCAAAAAACGCCGACCACCCCAAAGAGGTGGCCCCGGTGGTTTCCGTGGTGGTGGCGGTGGTGGTGGTCGCCGACCATTCCCCCCCAGACGTACTGGAGGAGACAGCCCCAGCCCACGCCCAATCAAGAAAATAGGCGGTGGCGAAGCCTCGGTGGTGTCTAAACCGCTGCCAAAATCTTCTACTCCTACGCCTAAGCCGATTAAAAAACAAAAGCCACCACAAGAGTAAGTAAAAAGTAAAAAGTAAAAAGTAAAAAGGTGAGGCAGTGCGTTGGGCGGGTCTCCCGACTTGTAGACACGCTCTGCGCGGCTTCTCGCAGAGTAGCAACTGCCGTTAGCGCAGCGTTAGCGACGCAGGAGCGTCACCCGAAGGGTAAGAGTAAAGAACTAATTCTTTTCTTTTGCCTTTTGCTTTTTTACTTTTGCTTTTTTACTTTTGCCTTTTGCCTTTTGCCTTTTGCCTTCTGCCTTTTGCCTTCCTAAAAATCTGTCCAACGGTCTTGGGGTAAGAACGATCGCTCCATTGGAATTGGGGCGACCGGTTCAGTTAGGGTAAAAGTGCCGGCTGCAATCCATTGTTTTAACTCTAGGGCGACTTGCCGAGATAAGAACATACTGGCTAAAGGTGCCGTTCGCACTGGTTTATTCTCGATGGTGAGTCGCCCAGATTTGAGTTGGGCGTAACTCACTAACCCAAAGGTAGGACGAACGCGCCGGGGAATGGAAAAATCGACGATGGGCGCGACTAAATCTTTGTCTTGCACTGCACAGTGTTCAACTACAACTTCGTTTAAGACTGGGAATGGTATCCCGACACCCAACATCAATGAAGGGCCATAACTTTTAAAGTAACAACCACGCACCCAACGGGCTTGCATTTGTTTCGCATCCCCCATTAAGGCTAAGGTTGCAGCCGGGCCAATGGGTGTGCGATTGGCTAACCGCTTTTGTAAGGGGAAGTGTTGCGTACCTTCCCAAGCTAT
This window of the Nostoc sp. HK-01 genome carries:
- a CDS encoding virulence-associated protein, yielding MARSPIHPGEILGDEITELGMTASDLAHVLHVPKNRITEIINGKRGITADTALRLGQYFGTGGEFWLNLQKNYELKLAEQTVGK
- a CDS encoding TPR repeat-containing protein translates to MSQTRNRWIVRVILALAVLMFVGVSIIPIISAFNSPTPTSQNTAPKGNLASSDQKSKLQDEVRGYELVLQREPENQTALKGLLQARLQLLSLNQGDVQGVIAPLEKLAKLNPERSEYGVLLAQAKQQIGDKEGAAQAYRTILDTKPGDLKALQGMVALLIDQQRPEAAIGLLQETLNNATQANNIQPGSVNVIAVQVLLGNVYAAQKRFPQAVNVYNQAIKKDPKDFRPVLAKAMLLKEQGKTSEAKPLFDSAVNLAPAQYRDEINKAATASSTPTSAATSAPVPVPVPVPASTPKP